GCACCAGCCAGATCCAGCAGGTGATCATCGCCCGCGAGACGATGAAGCGGGGCGGCTGAGCATGAGCCAGGCCGTCGAGGACGCAATCTTCGATCTGCTGGACAAGGCCGCGCCCGGCAAGTCTGTCTCTCCCGAGGACGTGGCCAAGGCGGTCGACCCCGCCGGCTGGCGGCGCGAGCTGGGCAAGGTGCGCGCCGTCGCCGTGGGCTTGGCGCGGGCCGGCCGGATCGTCATCCTGCGGCACAACAAGCCGGCCGATCCCGACACCTTCAAGGGCGTCTGGCGGATGCGGCTGCCGACCGAGGCCGAAAAGGAGCATCGCGCATGATCACGATCTATGGAGCCTCGCTCTCGCCTTTCGTGCGCAAGACCATCGTCTTCGCGACCGAGAAGGGGCTGGAGTTCGAGGTGGTCCCCGCCGGCGGCGGCATGGCGCCGCCCGAATTCCGGCAGGCCAGCCCCTTCGGGAAGATCCCCGCCATGAAGGACGGCGACTTCCTGCTGGCGGACTCTACCGCCATCGTCGCCTACATGGACGCCGTCCGGCCCGAGCCGAACCTGATCCCGACTGAGCCCAAGGCGCGTGCCCGAACCATCTGGTTCGAGGAGTTCGGCGACACGATCGTCGCCGCCTGCGGGGGCAAGATCGTCTTCAACCGGATCGTCTCGCCCCGCTTCCTGGGCAAGCCCGGCGACCTGGCCGCGGCCGACGAGGCGCAGCAGGTCGAATTCCCCAAGCTGATGGACTACCTGGAGGGCGTCATCCCGCCCTCGGGCTTCCTGGTGGAGGACCGGTTCACCCTGGCCGACATCGCCGTCGCCAGCCCGCTGGCGACCATGGCCCACGCCGACTGCGCAGTCGACGCGGGAACCCACCCCAAGACCGCCGCCTATGTGGCGAAGATCCTGGAGCGGCCGTCCTTCGCCGGGCTGATCGCCCAGGAAAAGGCGTTCCTGGCGGCGTGATCCGCCGGGCGCGGCGCCTGGAGGGTCCCGCCTGCCGATGAAGCGTATCGTCCTCGTCCTCATCGCCGCCCTCAGCCTGGCGGCCTGCAGCACCATGGCGGTGCAGCGGCCGGCCGAGCCGCCGGGCGGCTACCGCGGGCCCTACATCGGCGCCGACGTGGTCGCGAGCTTCGACGGGGCCCTGCTGGGACTGTCGACCTGGGAGGCCGAGGGCGCGCATGCCGGGAACCCCTGGGCGGTGATCGTCGCGCTGCACGGGATGAACGACTACGCCAACGCCTTCCACCTGGCCGCGCCGTGGTGGGCGCAGCAGGGCGTGACGACCTACGCCTACGACCAGCGCGGCTTCGGCCGCTCGCCCGGGCGGGGGATCTGGGCCGGCGAGGACCTGATGACCGAGGACCTGCGCACGGTGGTCGCCCTGGCCCGCCGCCGGCACCCGGACGCGCTGATCGCGGTGGTTGGGGAGAGCATGGGCGGGGCGGTGGCCGCGGCGGCCTTCGCCTCGGACCGGCCGCCCGACGCCGACCGGCTGATCCTGCTGGCGCCGGCGGTCTGGGGTTGGCGCGACCAGCCGCTGCCGAACCGCACCATGCTGTGGCTCGCGGCCAACTTCACGGCCGCCAAGGTCTACACCCCGCCGCGCTGGCTCACCTCGCGGATCACGCCGACCGACAACCGCGAGGAGCTGATCCGCATGGGCCGCGACCCGCTGATGATCTGGGGCGCGCGCTCGGACGCCCTCTATGGCCTCGTGGGCCTGATGGACCGGGGGGCCGAGACCGTCGGGGACGATCCCGTGCCGACGCTGTACCTCTACGGCGCCAACGACCAGATCATCCCGAAGCACGCCGCCTTCCGCGCCGCCGCCAACCTGCGCCGCTCGGACCGCTCGGCCTACTACGCCAAGGGCTACCACCTGCTGACCCGCGATCGGCAGGGGCCCGTGGTCTGGGCCGACGTCCTGGCCTTCCTGAAGGACCGGCGCGCGCCGCTGCCGTCGGGCGCCCCGCCGATCCCCACGGCGCCCGCGCCGGATGGAGCCGAACGCCGGGCTGCGGGGTTGTGAGGTGCGGCGCCAGGGCGTAGAGGCTGGCGAGAAAACCTTTCACGCGAAGGCAGAGTCTGCGGCATGACCTTGTTCGATTCCCCGGCTTTCGAAGGACACGAGGGCGTTCACGCCTTCTATGACGAGAAAACCGGCCTCAAGAGCATTATCGCCGTGCACTCGACGGCCCGCGGACCCGCCGCCGGCGGCTGCCGCATGTGGCCCTACGCCAGCGCCGAGGAGGCCCTGACCGACGCCCTGCGCCTCTCGCGCGCGATGTCCTACAAGAACGCCATGGCCGACCTGGAGCTGGGCGGCGGCAAGTCGGTGATCATCGGCGACTCCCGCACCCAGAAGACGCCGGCCCTGTTCGAGGCCTTCGGCCGGGCGGTCGAGGCGGTCGGCGGCCGCTACTGGACCGCCGAGGATGTCGGCGTCTCGCCCGAGGATCTGGCCCACGCCCGCAGGCGCACCCGCTACGTCGCGGGCCTGGAGGGCCACCCGGCCGCTTCGGGCGATCCCAGCCCGGTGACCGCCGAAGGTGTGTTCCGGGGCGTGCGGCTGTGCGTACGCCGGGCGCTGAACCGCGACCTAGACGACGTGACGGTGGCGGTGCAGGGCGTCGGCCACGTGGGCGGCCACCTCGCCCGGAAGCTGCACGCGGCCGGCGCGAAGCTGATCATCGCCGACGTGAACCGCGAGGCGGTCGAGCGCCTCGCCGCCGAGACCGGCGCCCAGGTCGTCGCCCCCTCGGCCATCTTCGACGCCGAGGCCGACGTCTTCGCCCCCTGCGCCAT
The Phenylobacterium zucineum HLK1 genome window above contains:
- a CDS encoding DUF3253 domain-containing protein translates to MSQAVEDAIFDLLDKAAPGKSVSPEDVAKAVDPAGWRRELGKVRAVAVGLARAGRIVILRHNKPADPDTFKGVWRMRLPTEAEKEHRA
- a CDS encoding glutathione S-transferase family protein, encoding MITIYGASLSPFVRKTIVFATEKGLEFEVVPAGGGMAPPEFRQASPFGKIPAMKDGDFLLADSTAIVAYMDAVRPEPNLIPTEPKARARTIWFEEFGDTIVAACGGKIVFNRIVSPRFLGKPGDLAAADEAQQVEFPKLMDYLEGVIPPSGFLVEDRFTLADIAVASPLATMAHADCAVDAGTHPKTAAYVAKILERPSFAGLIAQEKAFLAA
- a CDS encoding alpha/beta fold hydrolase; its protein translation is MKRIVLVLIAALSLAACSTMAVQRPAEPPGGYRGPYIGADVVASFDGALLGLSTWEAEGAHAGNPWAVIVALHGMNDYANAFHLAAPWWAQQGVTTYAYDQRGFGRSPGRGIWAGEDLMTEDLRTVVALARRRHPDALIAVVGESMGGAVAAAAFASDRPPDADRLILLAPAVWGWRDQPLPNRTMLWLAANFTAAKVYTPPRWLTSRITPTDNREELIRMGRDPLMIWGARSDALYGLVGLMDRGAETVGDDPVPTLYLYGANDQIIPKHAAFRAAANLRRSDRSAYYAKGYHLLTRDRQGPVVWADVLAFLKDRRAPLPSGAPPIPTAPAPDGAERRAAGL
- a CDS encoding Glu/Leu/Phe/Val dehydrogenase dimerization domain-containing protein; translation: MTLFDSPAFEGHEGVHAFYDEKTGLKSIIAVHSTARGPAAGGCRMWPYASAEEALTDALRLSRAMSYKNAMADLELGGGKSVIIGDSRTQKTPALFEAFGRAVEAVGGRYWTAEDVGVSPEDLAHARRRTRYVAGLEGHPAASGDPSPVTAEGVFRGVRLCVRRALNRDLDDVTVAVQGVGHVGGHLARKLHAAGAKLIIADVNREAVERLAAETGAQVVAPSAIFDAEADVFAPCAMGGAISRETLPRITAPIIAGAANNQLADADTGRAVFERGILYAPDYVINGGGIINVAGEIRALDRDEAFDPAWVDVKLDRLAQTLDEVLEQAQRERRPSNEVANEIARARIAGGAEKRAAA